A genome region from Chengkuizengella sp. SCS-71B includes the following:
- a CDS encoding VOC family protein, with product MSKNMLKTNVVTQIGIIVKDIEKTSKVFADFFGVDQPEALWTDGDNKAQTEYKGSSTKARARLAFFDMGSLQLELIQPDENPSTWREFLDDKGEGVHHIAFEVKGLTEKIKVMESQNMPLVQKGEFDGGRYAYMDTSRDLKVILELLEID from the coding sequence ATGAGCAAAAACATGTTAAAAACAAATGTGGTTACACAAATTGGAATCATCGTTAAAGACATTGAGAAGACTTCAAAAGTGTTTGCAGATTTTTTCGGTGTAGATCAACCCGAGGCGCTTTGGACAGATGGAGATAATAAAGCACAAACAGAATATAAAGGCAGCTCAACTAAAGCAAGAGCTAGATTAGCTTTTTTCGACATGGGATCCCTTCAATTGGAATTGATACAGCCTGATGAAAATCCAAGCACATGGCGGGAGTTTCTAGATGACAAAGGAGAGGGGGTACATCATATTGCTTTTGAGGTTAAAGGATTAACTGAAAAAATAAAAGTCATGGAAAGTCAAAATATGCCTCTTGTTCAAAAAGGTGAATTTGATGGTGGAAGATATGCTTATATGGATACTAGTCGTGATTTAAAGGTAATTCTTGAATTATTGGAAATTGATTAA
- a CDS encoding TetR/AcrR family transcriptional regulator has protein sequence MTKNKILQESLGLFAKKGYFETSMGDIASAVGIKKASLYSHYAGKEDIFSAVYNKILIDYSAFIKELTTFNKDIQSQDRLKFIFNRYVKNCKNNVQMEFWDRYYYYPPKYLKDYIHEKTEETEKGMMKEIEKIIEEGIKKEEFIQKDSSDVALSFYYMMIGFAMSVKFYNDKDIEKDLARCFNVFLDGIEKK, from the coding sequence ATGACTAAAAATAAAATTTTACAAGAATCTTTAGGTTTATTTGCAAAAAAAGGGTATTTCGAGACTAGTATGGGAGATATAGCGAGTGCAGTAGGGATAAAAAAAGCTTCTTTATATTCTCATTATGCTGGAAAGGAGGATATATTTTCCGCTGTTTATAATAAAATATTAATTGATTATTCAGCATTCATAAAGGAATTAACAACATTCAACAAAGACATACAGTCTCAAGATAGGCTGAAATTTATTTTTAATCGTTATGTGAAAAACTGTAAAAATAATGTACAGATGGAGTTCTGGGATCGTTATTATTATTATCCACCTAAATATTTGAAGGATTACATACATGAAAAAACGGAAGAAACAGAAAAGGGCATGATGAAAGAAATTGAAAAGATCATTGAAGAAGGCATTAAAAAGGAAGAGTTTATTCAGAAAGATTCCTCAGATGTTGCACTTTCTTTTTATTATATGATGATTGGCTTTGCAATGAGTGTTAAGTTTTACAATGATAAAGATATTGAAAAGGACCTGGCTAGATGTTTTAATGTCTTTTTAGACGGAATAGAGAAAAAGTAA
- a CDS encoding aldo/keto reductase encodes MQTQRKTELGKTGIQVSLLGLGCWAIGGPFLLDGKQDGWGEVNDEESILAIHEAIERDINYFDTSDVYGIGHSERLLGKALKEYRDKVVIATKFGFTYDEEKREITGQNISPEYIRKACEKSLKRLQTDYIDVYQIHLWSLPEEKVNIVIETLNQLQEEGTVRTYGWSTGDLKCAQYFAENSNGSSILHPVNVFGYNKEIVKLCEEQNLTSINSTPLAMGFLSGKFNENTKFTPDDVRGSGFDWISYFKEGKPAPEFLKKLESIKEILKSDGRTLVQGALAWNWAISEQNIPIPGFKTAAQVIDIAKAMEFGPLTQQEVESINLLINN; translated from the coding sequence ATGCAAACACAGAGAAAAACTGAATTAGGAAAAACAGGTATTCAAGTTAGTTTATTAGGTTTAGGGTGCTGGGCTATAGGAGGACCGTTTTTACTTGATGGAAAGCAAGATGGTTGGGGGGAAGTTAACGATGAAGAGTCTATATTAGCTATTCATGAAGCCATAGAACGTGATATTAACTACTTTGACACCTCTGATGTTTACGGTATAGGGCACAGTGAACGACTTCTTGGTAAAGCATTAAAAGAATATAGAGATAAAGTTGTTATTGCTACTAAATTTGGATTTACTTATGATGAGGAAAAACGTGAGATTACCGGACAAAATATATCACCAGAATATATTCGAAAAGCTTGTGAGAAATCATTAAAACGTTTGCAAACAGATTATATTGATGTATATCAAATTCACCTTTGGTCTTTACCTGAAGAGAAGGTGAATATCGTGATAGAAACTTTGAATCAACTTCAGGAGGAAGGTACTGTTCGTACATATGGTTGGAGTACCGGTGATTTGAAATGTGCTCAGTACTTTGCAGAAAATTCAAATGGATCTTCTATTTTACATCCAGTGAATGTGTTTGGATACAACAAAGAAATTGTTAAATTATGTGAAGAGCAGAATTTAACAAGTATTAATAGTACTCCATTAGCAATGGGATTCTTAAGTGGAAAATTCAATGAAAATACGAAGTTTACACCAGATGATGTAAGGGGGAGTGGCTTTGACTGGATTTCATATTTTAAGGAAGGAAAACCAGCACCAGAATTTTTGAAAAAATTGGAGTCTATTAAAGAAATTCTGAAAAGTGATGGAAGAACGTTAGTGCAAGGAGCATTAGCTTGGAATTGGGCAATTAGTGAGCAAAATATTCCTATACCAGGTTTTAAGACTGCAGCACAGGTAATTGACATTGCAAAAGCTATGGAGTTTGGACCACTAACTCAACAAGAAGTTGAATCTATAAATCTATTAATAAATAATTAG
- a CDS encoding rhodanese-like domain-containing protein — MDSSIIFSGIVLGLLFWFIYQQLPVKRLKTLNTTDFSEVLNKNKSNILIDVREPHELKTGYIKDAVNIPLSQMKKRLDEIPEDKTVMLYCRSGFRSKKAARILKKKKVNMIHLRGGIMSWHGEIKHTK, encoded by the coding sequence ATGGATAGTTCAATTATTTTTTCAGGCATCGTACTTGGATTGTTATTTTGGTTCATATATCAGCAGCTACCAGTCAAAAGATTAAAAACGTTAAACACAACTGATTTTTCAGAGGTCCTAAATAAAAATAAATCAAATATTCTCATTGACGTTCGTGAACCACATGAATTAAAAACAGGATATATCAAGGATGCTGTGAATATTCCGCTTTCACAAATGAAAAAAAGATTAGATGAAATTCCTGAGGATAAAACCGTTATGTTATATTGTAGAAGCGGGTTTCGAAGTAAAAAAGCGGCTAGAATACTAAAGAAGAAAAAAGTAAATATGATTCATTTACGTGGCGGGATTATGTCTTGGCACGGTGAAATTAAACATACTAAATAA